Part of the Enterobacter pseudoroggenkampii genome, TAGAGTCAGAACTCGTCAAAAAACTCAGTAAACAGTTTGATGATTACCAGCTTACGATTAAGCGTGGCGGCAATGATGGGTTGACTGTTTTCGGAGGCGACAAGAAGGAGGTCGAACATATCCAGCAGGAGACCTGGAAAAGCGCGGACGAGTGGTTTTATTAATCGCGTGAATCTCACTGGAGCAGTTTCAAAGAGTATCGCTGTTTGCGTTCCCCTGGCTGTTCCCGATTACTGTTTACCGCGTCAATAAGTCGCTCTGGGGGAAATAGTGTGTAGTGCAGGTGCCTTTAATGCAGATGATCAATGGTACGACGTGGTCAGAAGG contains:
- a CDS encoding DinI-like family protein is translated as MTIELTIDRMKKLPDGAIPALESELVKKLSKQFDDYQLTIKRGGNDGLTVFGGDKKEVEHIQQETWKSADEWFY